The following coding sequences are from one Streptomyces dengpaensis window:
- a CDS encoding helix-turn-helix domain-containing protein, with the protein MSTCAPPASRAHEELARADARCTTVSAIAGKWGFAHHGRFARAYRELFGESPAQTLRS; encoded by the coding sequence ATGAGTACCTGCGCACCTCCCGCCTCGCGCGCGCACGAGGAACTGGCACGCGCCGACGCTCGCTGCACCACCGTGAGCGCCATCGCCGGCAAGTGGGGCTTTGCCCACCACGGCCGGTTTGCCCGCGCCTACCGTGAGCTGTTCGGCGAGTCGCCTGCCCAGACGCTGCGTTCCTGA